A genome region from Setaria italica strain Yugu1 chromosome III, Setaria_italica_v2.0, whole genome shotgun sequence includes the following:
- the LOC101753497 gene encoding serine carboxypeptidase 2-like yields the protein MWDLSAPEAQPAPLILWLNGRLGCSSEAYDASEELGAFHIRLDGVTSSSTSAKILFLDSPAGVGFSYTNTTSDLYTSGDNTTTHDSYAFLVKWFKRFPQYKYRDFYIAGESYASGVGNNIGIEKPIINFKGFMVGNAVTNDHTDYTGMFESWWNHGLIADDTALLPQYIYTTKYIHGTIILYSILSTSWNSVTKKLTRENYILWKAQFLPTMCGAQLMGILDGSIKEPAKTMELVKADDKKEIVANP from the exons atgtgggacttaAG TGCTCCTGAGGCCCAGCCAGCGCCGCTCATCCTATGGCTGAACGGCAGGCTAGGGTGCTCATCGGAGGCGTACGACGCGTCGGAGGAGCTCGGCGCATTTCACATCCGGCTGGATGGCGTGACGTCTTCCTCAACAT CGGCGAAGATCCTGTTCCTGGACTCGCCAGCTGGAGTGGGGTTTTCGTACACCAACACCACTTCTGACCTCTACACCTCCGGCGACAACACAACAA CTCATGATTCCTATGCTTTCCTGGTTAAATGGTTCAAGAGGTTCCCGCAGTACAAGTATAGGGATTTCTACATAGCTGGGGAGAGCTATGCAAGTGGAGTGGGA AATAACATCGGCATCGAGAAACCGATCATAAACTTCAAGGGCTTCATG GTCGGGAACGCGGTGACCAACGACCACACCGACTACACCGGCATGTTCGAGTCGTGGTGGAACCACGGCCTCATCGCCGACGACAC AGCACTTCTTCCACAATACATCTACACCACCAAATACATCCATGGAACCATCATCCTCTACTCCATCCTCAGCACATCTTGGAACTCTGTAACTAAAAAGCTTACACGGGAGAACTACATCTTGTGGAAGGCCCAATTTCTTCCTACTATGTGTGGTGCACAGCTTATGGGGATCCTAGATGGATCTATCAAGGAACCGGCCAAGACCATGGAGTTGGTGAAGGCCGATGACAAGAAAGAAATAGTTGCCAACCCTTAA